A genomic segment from Poecilia reticulata strain Guanapo linkage group LG3, Guppy_female_1.0+MT, whole genome shotgun sequence encodes:
- the LOC103462081 gene encoding SHC-transforming protein 4, with the protein MREQTIPKFKPQTGLLPGMLKRTKYSRLRNDSLTSLEDHPERLLPSKRDLCLDSDFAQLDPRTPSPHGSSTLRNFIPRVASIQLQSPNCLRRVLKGQANTIRTVSKRDDRADWSSSLGGRDLIHPALLSTRRPITLHRMASLPCAPCSQQSDGLCRLKTVDDCAVVRTSNKAVHHHVKYMGSVEVVQSMRTLDFDTRMQVTREAISRLCERTSVKSLLKSRRPPCKGVSAVLGQTNMQFSGSRAILTVSTDSLSLITASNLQRIVNHPMQGISFASGGGDPDMSDYIAYVAKDFINKRECHIMECPQGRAGEVIGTIGRAFETRFRQLLSQTSTLLSPRSVVRICPKRSPNETSVDQKTKQKEEVAEQPDYYNVITGKTLFPLVGGKEGKQASKEEKKQEPDIQEVCLSRPVSLYENYSIREETPAPSADSVQCDDSGEQQSPLFGSPVQSLVYQEDWFHGRLDREQAESLLTCSGDFLVRESSSASGQYVLSGMEGATVRHILLVDSHGQVRTRDQVFQSVGHLVRFHMERQTPIFSGSSKLWLKQPILQSQ; encoded by the exons ATGCGAGAGCAAACCATACCCAAGTTCAAACCACAGACAGGACTCCTACCAG GTATGCTGAAACGCACCAAATACAGCCGACTGCGCAACGACTCCTTGACCTCTTTGGAGGATCACCCCGAAAGATTGCTGCCTTCGAAGAGGGACCTTTGCCTAGACTCTGATTTTGCTCAGCTTGACCCCAGGACTCCATCCCCCCATGGATCATCCACCCTGAGGAACTTCATCCCCCGTGTGGCCAGCATCCAGCTGCAAAGTCCCAACTGCCTGAGGAGAGTCCTGAAGGGACAAGCGAACACAATCAGAACTGTCAGTAAACGGGACGACAGAGCAGACTGGAGCTCTTCCCTCGGTGGAAGAGACCTGATTCACCCAGCTCTCCTCTCCACGAGGCGTCCCATCACGCTGCACCGGATGGCCAGCCTCCCCTGCGCCCCATGCTCACAGCAAAGTGACGGGCTCTGCCGCTTGAAGACAGTAGACGACTGTGCAGTGGTGAGGACATCGAACAAAGCAGTTCATCATCATGTGAAG TATATGGGTAGCGTGGAAGTGGTCCAGTCCATGAGGACACTCGACTTTGATACAAGAATGCAAGTCACCCG GGAGGCAATTAGCAGACTGTGTGAGAGGACTTCAGTGAAATCTTTGCTGAAAAGCAGGAGG CCTCCGTGTAAAGgggtttctgctgttttgggtCAGACCAACATGCAATTTTCTGGGAGCAGAGCCATCCTCACAGTGTCCACAGACAGTCTGTCTCTGATCACAGCCTCCAACTTACAG AGGATTGTCAACCATCCCATGCAGGGCATTTCGTTTGCTTCCGGAGGAGGAGACcca GACATGTCAGACTATATTGCGTACGTTGCAAAGGACTTCATCAATAAGAGAG AGTGCCACATCATGGAGTGTCCCCAGGGTCGGGCCGGTGAAGTTATCGGCACCATCGGGCGGGCCTTTGAGACGCGCTTCCGGCAGCTTCTCAGCCAGACATCAACGCTCCTCTCCCCAAG GTCTGTGGTTAGGATATGTCCAAAACGGAGTCCCAACGAGACGTCGGTGGATCAGAAGACCAAGCAGAAGGAAGAGGTCGCCGAGCAGCCGGACTACTATAATGTCATCACAGGAAAAACCCTTTTTCCACTGGTTGGCGGCAAAGAGGGCAAGCAGGCGtcaaaggaggagaagaaacagGAACCTGATATTCAGGAG GTCTGCTTGTCTCGGCCGGTGTCGCTGTATGAGAACTACTCCATCAGAGAAGAAACTCCAGCTCCATCTGCAG ACTCTGTGCAGTGTGATGACAGTGGAGAACAACAGTCTCCCCTCTTTGGCTCCCCTGTCCAGAGCTTAGTTTACCAGGAAGACTGGTTCCACGGCAG GCTGGACAGAGAACAGGCAGAGTCTCTCCTCACTTGCAGCGGGGACTTCCTGGTCAGAGAAAGCAGCTCGGCCTCCGGTCAATACGTCCTCAGTGGGATGGAGGGCGCCACTGTGCGACATATACTGCTGGTGGATTCACACGGCCAG GTGCGAACACGGGACCAGGTGTTCCAGAGCGTCGGTCACCTGGTGCGGTTCCACATGGAGAGGCAGACGCCCATCTTCTCTGGAAGCAGCAAGCTGTGGCTGAAGCAGCCGATCCTGCAATCACAGTAA